One Streptomyces coeruleorubidus DNA segment encodes these proteins:
- a CDS encoding XdhC family protein encodes MLNIADTLHRWCRDARPFALATVVEVRGSAPLPVGTSVAVDEDGNAVGSISGGCVEGAVHELCRQVLHDQGAPQRAWFGYSDDDAFAVGLTCGGELDVLVQRVDPATRPHLTTALADVVEGRPAAVAQIVEGPEELLGGTLYVDAAGGTRHGPLTGALRREIGAQAFALLRAGRTARAEVGGDAGTCPERLSVLVHVHASRPRMLIFGAIDFASALSRAGRFLGHHVTVCDARPVFATAARFPHADEIVVDWPHRYLERTSVDVRTAVCVLTHDARFDIPLLRVALTLPVGYIGAMGSRRTHDERLRLLSEAGATEDQLARLRSPIGLDLGARTPEETAISITAEIIAHTNQGTGLPLSHLSGPIHRDGVPAP; translated from the coding sequence ATGCTGAACATCGCGGACACACTGCACCGTTGGTGCCGCGACGCGCGTCCCTTCGCGTTGGCCACCGTCGTCGAGGTACGCGGCAGCGCACCCCTGCCCGTCGGCACGTCGGTCGCGGTGGACGAGGACGGCAACGCGGTCGGCAGCATCTCCGGCGGCTGCGTCGAGGGCGCGGTCCACGAACTCTGCCGGCAGGTGCTCCACGACCAGGGGGCGCCTCAGCGCGCCTGGTTCGGCTACTCCGACGACGACGCCTTCGCCGTCGGCCTGACCTGCGGCGGCGAACTCGACGTCCTCGTCCAGCGCGTCGACCCCGCGACTCGCCCGCACCTCACCACGGCCCTCGCCGACGTCGTGGAGGGCCGGCCCGCTGCCGTGGCCCAGATCGTCGAGGGCCCGGAGGAACTGCTGGGCGGGACGCTGTACGTCGACGCGGCGGGAGGCACCCGTCACGGCCCGCTGACCGGAGCGCTGCGCCGGGAGATCGGCGCCCAGGCGTTTGCGCTGCTGCGGGCCGGACGCACGGCCCGGGCGGAGGTCGGCGGGGACGCCGGCACCTGCCCGGAACGGCTGTCCGTGCTGGTCCACGTCCACGCGTCCCGCCCCCGCATGCTGATCTTCGGCGCGATCGACTTCGCGTCCGCGCTCAGCCGGGCCGGCCGCTTCCTCGGCCACCACGTCACCGTCTGCGACGCCCGCCCCGTCTTCGCCACAGCCGCCCGCTTCCCGCACGCCGACGAGATCGTGGTCGACTGGCCCCACCGCTACCTGGAACGCACGTCCGTGGACGTCCGTACCGCCGTCTGCGTCCTCACCCACGACGCCAGGTTCGACATCCCCCTGCTCCGCGTGGCCCTCACCCTCCCCGTCGGCTACATCGGCGCGATGGGCTCCCGACGTACCCACGACGAACGCCTGCGCCTCCTGAGCGAGGCAGGCGCGACCGAGGACCAGCTGGCCCGGCTGCGCTCCCCGATCGGCCTCGACCTCGGTGCCCGCACCCCCGAGGAGACAGCGATCTCCATCACAGCGGAGATCATCGCCCACACCAACCAGGGAACGGGCCTGCCCTTGTCCCACCTGTCCGGCCCGATCCACCGGGACGGGGTGCCGGCGCCCTGA
- a CDS encoding xanthine dehydrogenase family protein molybdopterin-binding subunit encodes MSPQPQAAVGAPLSRVDGRLKVTGQARYAAEFPHARTTSRGGTPTVDGAVHAVIVDASIGRGRITGVDTATAEAVPGVLRVIHHGNAPTLPYRDNSSGSNNLPGRKLRVFQDDRVLFHGQPVAVVVATTLEAAQHGASLVTVRYDAEQPTTDLAEGEPGEPTDYARGDVEAGLRDADVRLDLTYRLARNHHNPMEPHATIARWDGDRLTVWDKTQWVPGTQLELSTVFGVPLDSVRVINPFVGGGFGSGLRCWPHTVVAALAARVTGRPVKLVLTRRQMYFGTGFRPSYDYRLSLGGDRNGRLVAADHRIDAETSSYETFTEAVMSPGQMLYSTPGVRQAYRTVPLDVPSPIWMRGPGAATGVYVVESAMDELAHELGIDPIELRRRNEPAQDPSNNAPFSTRRLLECYTVGAREFGWQRRNPKPRSTRDGDWLIGMGMAAGVYHTAVAPARSRARLHADGTAVIECATSDMGPGTYTSQTQVAADALGLAVPAVDFRLGDSRYPETPPHGGSMTMASVGSATLDVCNQLRQQAIRLAVEDEESPLYGASPEDIVVRGGRLHVQGDPARGESYQRLLTRNGRARLEADTSFTPPRGERLSISGYGATFTEVAVDATLGMVRVRRMLSVYDAGRIISPKLADSQAIGGMVGGIGQALLEHTVTDHRDGRIVNADLADYLVPVNADVPDLWAIYLDGEDYDADPLGVKGLAELVICGVAPAIANAVFNATGRRVRELPITAEALL; translated from the coding sequence GTGAGCCCCCAGCCGCAGGCAGCCGTGGGTGCGCCGCTGTCCCGGGTGGACGGCCGGCTGAAGGTCACCGGTCAGGCGCGGTACGCCGCCGAGTTCCCCCACGCTCGAACAACCTCGCGCGGGGGGACCCCCACCGTCGACGGGGCGGTGCACGCCGTCATCGTCGACGCGAGCATCGGCCGCGGGCGTATCACCGGCGTCGACACGGCCACCGCCGAAGCCGTCCCGGGCGTACTGCGGGTGATCCACCACGGCAACGCGCCGACGCTGCCGTACCGCGACAACTCCTCCGGCTCGAACAACCTGCCCGGCCGCAAGCTGCGGGTCTTCCAGGACGACCGGGTCCTCTTCCACGGCCAGCCGGTCGCCGTCGTGGTGGCCACCACGCTGGAGGCCGCGCAGCACGGCGCGAGCCTGGTGACGGTCCGCTACGACGCCGAGCAGCCGACGACGGACCTCGCCGAGGGCGAGCCGGGCGAGCCGACCGACTACGCGCGCGGCGACGTGGAAGCCGGGCTGCGCGACGCGGACGTGCGGCTGGACCTGACGTATCGCCTGGCGCGCAACCACCACAACCCGATGGAGCCGCACGCCACCATCGCCCGCTGGGACGGCGACCGGCTCACCGTGTGGGACAAGACGCAGTGGGTGCCCGGCACGCAGTTGGAGCTGTCCACGGTGTTCGGTGTGCCGCTGGACTCCGTGCGGGTCATCAACCCCTTCGTCGGGGGCGGCTTCGGCAGCGGGCTGCGCTGCTGGCCGCACACCGTGGTCGCCGCGCTGGCCGCGCGGGTCACGGGCCGTCCGGTCAAGCTGGTCCTGACCCGCAGGCAGATGTACTTCGGCACGGGCTTCAGGCCCTCCTACGACTACCGGCTGAGCCTCGGCGGCGACCGCAACGGCCGTCTGGTCGCCGCGGACCACCGGATCGACGCGGAGACCTCGTCGTACGAGACGTTCACCGAGGCCGTCATGTCGCCCGGCCAGATGCTCTACAGCACGCCCGGCGTCCGCCAGGCCTATCGCACGGTGCCGCTGGATGTGCCCAGCCCGATCTGGATGCGCGGCCCCGGCGCCGCCACGGGGGTCTACGTCGTCGAGTCGGCCATGGACGAACTCGCCCACGAGCTCGGCATCGACCCGATCGAGCTGCGCCGCCGCAACGAGCCGGCCCAGGACCCGTCGAACAACGCGCCGTTCTCCACGCGCCGGCTGCTCGAGTGCTACACGGTCGGCGCCCGGGAGTTCGGCTGGCAGCGCCGCAACCCGAAGCCGCGCTCCACACGTGACGGCGACTGGCTGATCGGCATGGGCATGGCCGCGGGCGTGTACCACACCGCGGTCGCCCCGGCCCGGTCCCGGGCCCGCCTGCACGCCGACGGCACGGCGGTGATCGAGTGCGCCACCAGCGACATGGGCCCGGGCACCTACACCTCCCAGACCCAGGTCGCCGCCGACGCGCTCGGGCTCGCCGTGCCCGCGGTCGACTTCCGGCTCGGCGACTCCCGTTACCCCGAGACCCCGCCGCACGGCGGCTCGATGACCATGGCCAGCGTCGGCTCCGCCACGCTCGACGTCTGCAACCAGCTCCGGCAGCAGGCGATCCGACTGGCCGTCGAGGACGAGGAGTCGCCGCTGTACGGGGCGTCGCCCGAGGACATCGTCGTCCGGGGCGGCCGACTGCACGTCCAGGGCGATCCGGCGCGCGGCGAGTCGTACCAGCGACTGCTGACCCGCAACGGCCGCGCCCGCCTCGAAGCGGACACCTCCTTCACCCCGCCGAGGGGCGAGCGGCTCTCCATCAGCGGCTACGGCGCGACCTTCACCGAGGTGGCCGTCGACGCGACACTCGGGATGGTGCGGGTGCGGCGGATGCTCTCGGTGTACGACGCGGGCCGCATCATCAGCCCCAAGCTGGCGGACAGCCAGGCCATCGGCGGCATGGTGGGCGGCATCGGCCAGGCCCTGCTGGAGCACACGGTCACCGACCACCGCGACGGCCGGATCGTCAACGCCGACCTCGCCGACTACCTGGTCCCGGTCAACGCCGACGTCCCCGACCTCTGGGCGATCTACCTCGACGGGGAGGACTACGACGCCGACCCGCTCGGCGTGAAGGGCCTCGCCGAGCTCGTGATCTGCGGCGTGGCGCCCGCCATAGCCAACGCGGTCTTCAACGCCACCGGCCGCCGCGTCCGCGAACTGCCCATCACGGCGGAGGCGTTGCTCTGA